A genome region from Lucilia cuprina isolate Lc7/37 chromosome 3, ASM2204524v1, whole genome shotgun sequence includes the following:
- the LOC111676029 gene encoding autophagy-related protein 101, whose amino-acid sequence MNARSQVFDLTMEGRQVDEAVASIFHTVLFHRCLGKYMYTGDAQYSIGTVGYTDVDCDFIDFTYVCCTSDSLQRTVNRAINVFSEKLRSNESCGSGQISLEFFQKKKSRWPFTAECIPWEVWTIHLDLIKHENEDERQMCRENVADLLTEKVIYITEIMNRHDYVPKTPSQSELDLIFDTTYPDVQPYLFKFVYSTSDTAAPSMGNAVKKIIKETLAL is encoded by the coding sequence atgaatgccCGCTCGCAAGTATTCGATTTGACCATGGAGGGTCGTCAGGTTGATGAAGCTGTTGCTAGTATTTTTCATACGGTGCTATTCCATCGCTGCCttggtaaatatatgtataccgGTGATGCTCAATATTCCATTGGCACAGTGGGCTATACCGATGTCGATTGTGATTTCATTGACTTTACCTATGTCTGCTGTACTTCCGACAGTCTACAGCGTACCGTTAATCGGGCCATCAATGTATTCAGTGAGAAATTACGCTCGAACGAAAGTTGTGGTTCGGGTCAAATAAGTCTGGaatttttccaaaagaaaaaatccCGATGGCCCTTTACGGCCGAATGTATACCGTGGGAAGTGTGGACGATACATTTGGATTTGATAAAGCATGAAAACGAAGACGAACGTCAAATGTGCCGTGAGAATGTGGCCGATCTGTTAACGGAGAAAGTCATTTATATAACGGAAATAATGAATAGACATGATTACGTACCTAAGACACCGAGTCAAAGTGAATTGGATTTAATATTCGATACCACTTATCCGGATGTACagccatatttatttaaatttgtctaTTCCACATCCGATACGGCGGCACCCTCCATGGGCAATGCCGTAAAGAAAATCATTAAAGAAACGCTTGCATTGTGA